In Streptomyces alboniger, the following are encoded in one genomic region:
- a CDS encoding alkene reductase encodes MSAGVVTGRTGDAEMPEEGVGMRELLEPYRAGRLELANRMAMAPMTRGRADDVTGVPSPHAATYYRQRAGAGLLITEGVYVNALAKGGPGIPGLVTDAQVRGWREVTDAVHAEGGTIFAQLWHVGRMTHPLMLPDGELPVAPSAVAIEGKQIFTRDGLVDHVTPRELTAGEIVQTVRDFASAARRAIEAGFDGVEIHGANGYLIQQFIADNTNLRTDEYGGSVTGRLRFVTEVVEAVVTEVGADRVGLRISPDNAENQLAEADPRTTYRALADALDPLGLAYLHVLENGAYGAIADLRTRWSGTLVANTNGPAPSTPAAAERLVRDGHADVVALGRLFMTNPDLPARLANGTPLAGPPTENLYGGGAEGYIDYPAATDAFKVPAVA; translated from the coding sequence ATGAGCGCCGGGGTCGTGACGGGACGGACGGGGGACGCGGAAATGCCGGAAGAGGGTGTGGGAATGCGGGAGTTGCTGGAGCCGTACCGCGCGGGGCGGCTTGAGCTGGCGAACCGGATGGCGATGGCCCCGATGACGCGGGGCCGGGCCGATGACGTGACGGGGGTGCCGAGCCCGCACGCGGCGACGTACTACCGGCAGCGCGCCGGGGCCGGGCTGCTGATCACGGAGGGCGTGTACGTCAACGCCCTCGCCAAGGGCGGCCCCGGCATCCCGGGTCTGGTGACCGACGCGCAGGTGCGTGGCTGGCGAGAGGTGACGGACGCGGTGCACGCCGAGGGCGGCACGATCTTCGCCCAGCTGTGGCACGTGGGCCGGATGACCCACCCGCTGATGCTGCCGGACGGCGAGCTTCCGGTGGCCCCGTCGGCCGTCGCCATCGAGGGGAAACAGATCTTCACCCGGGACGGGCTGGTCGACCACGTGACCCCGCGTGAGCTGACGGCCGGTGAAATCGTCCAGACTGTGAGGGACTTCGCGTCCGCGGCCCGGCGCGCGATCGAGGCGGGCTTCGACGGCGTGGAGATCCACGGCGCCAACGGCTACCTCATCCAGCAGTTCATCGCCGACAACACCAACCTGCGCACGGACGAGTACGGCGGCTCGGTCACCGGCCGTCTGCGGTTTGTGACGGAGGTCGTCGAGGCGGTCGTCACCGAGGTCGGCGCGGACCGCGTGGGTCTGCGCATCTCGCCGGACAACGCCGAGAACCAGCTCGCCGAGGCCGACCCACGCACCACGTACCGTGCGCTGGCCGACGCACTGGACCCGTTGGGCCTGGCCTACCTGCACGTACTGGAGAACGGCGCGTACGGAGCCATCGCTGATCTGCGGACGCGCTGGTCGGGAACGCTCGTCGCCAACACCAACGGCCCGGCGCCGAGCACTCCCGCGGCGGCGGAGCGGCTGGTACGGGACGGGCACGCGGACGTGGTCGCCCTCGGCCGCCTGTTCATGACGAACCCGGACCTGCCCGCCCGTCTGGCCAACGGCACCCCGCTCGCGGGGCCGCCGACGGAGAACCTGTACGGGGGCGGGGCGGAGGGGTACATCGACTACCCGGCCGCGACAGACGCCTTCAAGGTCCCGGCAGTCGCGTAA
- a CDS encoding RidA family protein, with translation MSSNESAAAVGRVEKIATTPDWYAPYRISQAVRAGGFVYVSGQAGFEEDGTTVEGGFLAQGRQAFRNVGRVLEAAGLTFADVIKVGIFVRDMATNLPHVITLRGEFLAEPYPADTLVEVVSLAQPDWQIEVEVIVLDRSAA, from the coding sequence ATGTCCAGCAACGAGAGCGCGGCCGCCGTGGGGCGCGTCGAGAAGATCGCGACCACGCCGGACTGGTACGCGCCGTACCGGATATCGCAGGCCGTCCGGGCCGGGGGCTTCGTGTACGTGTCCGGGCAGGCGGGCTTCGAGGAGGACGGGACGACCGTCGAGGGCGGGTTCCTGGCCCAGGGGCGGCAGGCGTTCAGGAACGTAGGACGCGTGCTGGAGGCGGCCGGCCTGACCTTCGCGGACGTGATCAAGGTCGGCATCTTCGTACGGGACATGGCGACGAACCTCCCGCACGTGATCACGCTGCGCGGCGAGTTCCTGGCCGAGCCCTACCCCGCCGACACCCTCGTCGAGGTCGTCTCGCTGGCCCAGCCCGACTGGCAGATCGAGGTCGAGGTCATCGTACTGGACCGGAGTGCCGCATGA